GTCGGGACGGTAGCGGGCCAGGTCGGACGTGGACAGCCCCTTCCCGCCCTCGTCGTAGGCACCTTCAATCTGGTTGGCGGCGGTTGCGCCACCCCAGAGGAAGGTCTCCGGGAACTCAAGCCGCGCCGTCATCGGACGACCTCCAGCAGGGTGTCGCCGGGGTGCACCTCGGCGGCGGCCACCGGGGTCACCCGGCTGAGCATTGCGGAGTTCGTCACGATGATCACCGTTGTGGGATCAAAGCCCGCGGCGACCACCGCGGCGAGATCCACAGTGCCGATCGGCTCGCCGGCGACTACTCGATCACCCGCGCTGACCGCCGGCTGGAAGACCTCACCTTGCAGCTTGACCGTGTCGATCCCGACATGGACCAGCACCTCCACACCGTCGTCGGTACGGATCCCGTACGCGTGCGGCAGACAGGCCATGACGACGCCGTCCACCGGGGCGTAGAGCTGACCGTCGGACGGGACCAGCGCCACTCCGGCACCCATCGAGCCACTCGCGAACACGTGATCGCCGACAGCCGACAGCGCACGGCTCGCCCCCGACAGCGGGGAGAGAACTGCAGTGGTCGCCACCGATGCCACCGGCTGGGCGGCGGGGGCCGGCGTCGGCAAGCCCGCGTCCGGCTCCTTCACGCCGAACAAGTAGGTCAGGACGAAAGCCAGCACCATGGCGCCGACGACTCCGGCCACGAAAACCGGGAAGCTCCCTTGGCCGAGGGCGGCCGGCATGCTGATCAGGGACGGGACCGCGAAGGCGTGCGAGGTCACTCCACTGGCGGCGATCACGGCACCACCCACCGCGGCGCTGGCCAGACCGATGAAGAAGGGCCGCCGCAGGGGCAGGTTCACGCCGTACACCGCCGGCTCGGAAATGCCGGCGAGCAGGCCACTCAGTGCGGCCGGCCCAGCCACCTGCTTGAGCTTGGCGTTGCGGGTCCGGAAGAAGACGGCCAGGACCGCGCCGGTCTGGGCGGTCACGCCGGCGAAGAAGGGCAGGATCGTGAACGACTGGCCTGAGGTGCCGAACTCGTTGATGATCACGGCGATCAGCGCCCAGTGCAGGCCGAACAC
The nucleotide sequence above comes from Propionicimonas paludicola. Encoded proteins:
- a CDS encoding beta-glucoside-specific PTS transporter subunit IIABC, which translates into the protein MSNERVMSRESFAQAILDRVGGPSNVAALTSCFTRLRFVVKDQSKVRRGELEQLDGVISVVVAAGQLQVVVGNDVPQVRELVEARLPQLVVEDPAPAEPQGNVFDRFINVISAIFQPILWALAGTGLLKAFLMVFSTVGWLDSTTTTYQILNAGADALFYFLPMYLAITAAKRFGANQFVSLTLAGGLLYPSIIALVSSPTPVTFLGIPVVMATYTSSVIPIVVIVWVQSHAERLLKRILPGIIVNFASPALIMLVLFPLSLLTIGPATTYLSQGITAAVSWVYAVSPIAAGSIIGGLAQALVVFGLHWALIAVIINEFGTSGQSFTILPFFAGVTAQTGAVLAVFFRTRNAKLKQVAGPAALSGLLAGISEPAVYGVNLPLRRPFFIGLASAAVGGAVIAASGVTSHAFAVPSLISMPAALGQGSFPVFVAGVVGAMVLAFVLTYLFGVKEPDAGLPTPAPAAQPVASVATTAVLSPLSGASRALSAVGDHVFASGSMGAGVALVPSDGQLYAPVDGVVMACLPHAYGIRTDDGVEVLVHVGIDTVKLQGEVFQPAVSAGDRVVAGEPIGTVDLAAVVAAGFDPTTVIIVTNSAMLSRVTPVAAAEVHPGDTLLEVVR